In one Brassica oleracea var. oleracea cultivar TO1000 chromosome C9, BOL, whole genome shotgun sequence genomic region, the following are encoded:
- the LOC106315674 gene encoding 40S ribosomal protein S20-1-like, producing MAYAPPMKQGKTGLEEPQEQIHKIRITLSSKNVKNLEKVCTDLVRGAKDKRLRVKGPVRMPTKVLKITTRKAPCGEGTNTWDRFELRVHKRVIDLFSSPDVVKQITSITIEPGVEVEVTIADS from the exons ATGGCGTACGCACCACCGATGAAGCAAGGAAAGACAGGATTAGAGGAGCCTCAAGAGCAGATTCACAAGATTAGAATCACTCTCTCCTCCAAGAACGTCAAAAACCTTGAGAAGG TGTGCACTGACTTGGTCCGTGGAGCCAAAGACAAGAGATTGAGAGTTAAAGGACCAGTGAGGATGCCAACTAAAGTTCTTAAGATTACCACAAGAAAGGCTCCTTGTGGTGAAG GAACCAACACATGGGACAGATTTGAGCTCCGTGTACACAAGCGTGTGATCGATCTCTTCAGCTCCCCAGATGTGGTGAAGCAGATCACTTCCATCACCATTGAGCCTGGTGTTGAGGTTGAGGTCACCATTGCTGATTCTTAG